In one Methylobacterium sp. SyP6R genomic region, the following are encoded:
- a CDS encoding tetratricopeptide repeat protein, producing MPIALLLLLVNVGLAVHAAKTGRFSPWGWIIVLLPPLGGIAYILVELLPNLLGSPRGERTRRAIAHSVNPERIYRALRDQLAEADTVANRARFAEECAALGKWQEAWEQYDEIVQRPNGGEPVFHLARAEADLALGRPAEALAGLDALKVREPDYDSPRGPMLHARALAAVGRTEEAIDAFETISRHDHAYEARARLASVLAEAGRPEEARRDAQEILDSLRRAPAHVRKLQAEWGRLAENVLRRT from the coding sequence GTGCCGATCGCCCTTCTCCTCCTGCTCGTGAATGTCGGCCTCGCGGTCCATGCCGCGAAGACCGGGCGGTTCTCGCCCTGGGGCTGGATCATCGTTCTCCTGCCGCCCCTCGGCGGCATCGCCTACATCCTGGTCGAGCTGCTGCCGAACCTCCTCGGCTCGCCCCGCGGCGAGAGGACCCGGCGCGCGATCGCCCACAGCGTGAACCCGGAGAGGATCTACCGCGCCTTGCGCGACCAACTCGCGGAGGCCGACACGGTCGCCAACCGGGCGCGCTTCGCCGAGGAATGCGCGGCGCTCGGCAAGTGGCAGGAGGCCTGGGAGCAGTATGACGAGATCGTCCAGCGGCCGAATGGCGGCGAGCCGGTCTTCCATCTCGCCCGGGCCGAGGCCGATCTGGCGCTCGGCCGTCCGGCGGAGGCCTTGGCCGGCCTCGATGCGCTGAAAGTTCGGGAGCCCGATTACGACTCTCCGCGCGGGCCCATGCTCCATGCCCGCGCCCTGGCGGCTGTCGGCCGCACCGAGGAGGCGATCGACGCGTTCGAGACGATCTCGCGGCACGATCACGCTTACGAGGCACGCGCCCGGCTCGCTTCCGTGCTGGCCGAGGCGGGCCGCCCGGAAGAGGCGCGGCGCGATGCGCAGGAGATCCTGGACTCCTTACGCCGCGCCCCCGCGCATGTGCGCAAGCTCCAGGCGGAATGGGGCCGCCTCGCCGAGAACGTCCTGCGCCGGACCTGA
- a CDS encoding DUF6949 family protein codes for MNLSPSALENLQTLVLGLAFAGLLASAFEWATARRASFGLLSGGGIVALASLPILAFGAPFIILRNTVRGRRIERRPVPFVMLATMLACGWSLVSGRVVLDLAHLVSGA; via the coding sequence ATGAACCTCTCGCCCTCCGCTCTCGAGAACCTGCAGACCCTGGTGCTCGGCCTCGCTTTCGCCGGCCTCCTGGCGAGCGCCTTCGAATGGGCGACGGCGCGGCGTGCGAGCTTCGGCCTCCTGTCCGGCGGCGGCATCGTGGCGCTCGCCTCCCTGCCGATTCTCGCCTTCGGAGCCCCGTTCATCATCCTGCGCAACACCGTGCGCGGCCGGCGGATCGAGCGGCGGCCGGTGCCGTTCGTGATGCTGGCGACGATGCTGGCCTGCGGCTGGAGCCTGGTCTCGGGCCGGGTCGTGCTCGACCTCGCCCATCTGGTGTCGGGCGCCTGA
- a CDS encoding TadE/TadG family type IV pilus assembly protein yields the protein MPLSRLSPTRFVHHRSGSAAVEFAILAPALLAILLGIVAFGSFIGTAHSLQNAAGEAARAAVAGLDPTERAMLATAAAQRSIAGSGLLRTDALVVDAKPDPDDPDLFTVTLRYDLKTTLLNLLPPVVPFPQTLSRSASIRRGGL from the coding sequence ATGCCTCTCTCCCGCCTTTCGCCGACGCGGTTCGTCCATCACCGGTCGGGTTCGGCCGCGGTCGAGTTCGCGATCCTTGCCCCTGCATTACTGGCGATCCTGCTCGGAATCGTCGCCTTCGGAAGCTTTATCGGCACCGCCCATAGTCTACAGAATGCGGCCGGTGAAGCCGCGCGCGCGGCCGTCGCCGGGCTCGACCCGACCGAGCGCGCCATGCTCGCGACGGCCGCCGCACAACGAAGCATTGCAGGAAGCGGGCTGCTCCGAACGGATGCCCTCGTCGTCGACGCCAAGCCGGACCCGGACGATCCCGATCTCTTCACCGTGACGCTGCGGTACGATCTCAAGACGACCTTGCTCAACCTGCTGCCCCCGGTGGTGCCGTTCCCACAGACCCTCTCGCGCTCGGCCAGCATCCGGAGGGGCGGGCTATGA
- a CDS encoding ATP-binding response regulator: protein MSDDDILFLLPDDEPGEDLQAAAWPVMVVDDDPAVHEGTRFALSGYGLDGAGLELISAYSAAEARTLLSARRGMAVILLDVVMETDDAGLQLVDFVRRELKDDTVRIILRTGQPGQAPERRVIVDYDINDYKAKTELTADKLFTSLTAALRAYQQLKRLEETRRGLEIIIDAAPMLLDYKSMQRLAEGVLTQVSSLLNVACEGILVLREQSGPQDAVSVLAGSGCYQHLAGDGQRPLDNDVREIVARAFAERRHTFGDRWSTLYVHTASGSEIVALLKADRSLSETDRALIGLFTSRLSVAFDNVILYEQLQRANIGLEQRVVERTGELMRANRRLAMQRSDLRRANQLKTEILGTVAHDLKNPLAVILGRTEMLGDMIEARPPPTEAMHAQIGHIRETARRLTGMIETLIADAMNDALDIVVRREPVDFAGLAREVSQANAPLAETKGQTLRSEIAAGLTLHGDAERLREAMDNLISNAIKYSPAGAEIVVTVTREADETVYAVRDHGPGLSPEDIGRLFGRFQRLSAKPTAGEGSTGLGLSIVKRIAELHGGQATAETHGTEPGSTFAIRLPHGTGGIE, encoded by the coding sequence ATGAGCGACGACGACATCCTCTTCCTCCTGCCGGACGACGAGCCCGGCGAGGACCTGCAAGCGGCCGCCTGGCCGGTCATGGTGGTGGACGACGATCCCGCCGTGCACGAGGGCACCCGATTCGCACTGTCCGGCTACGGCCTCGACGGGGCGGGGCTCGAACTCATCTCCGCCTATTCGGCGGCGGAGGCCAGGACCCTGCTCTCGGCCCGGCGCGGCATGGCGGTGATCCTGCTCGACGTGGTGATGGAGACCGACGATGCGGGCCTGCAGCTCGTCGACTTCGTGCGGCGCGAGCTGAAGGACGACACGGTGCGCATCATCCTGCGCACCGGGCAGCCCGGCCAGGCGCCGGAGCGGCGCGTCATCGTCGATTACGACATCAACGACTACAAGGCGAAGACCGAGCTCACCGCCGACAAGCTGTTCACCAGCCTGACCGCGGCGTTGCGCGCCTACCAGCAGCTCAAGCGGCTGGAAGAGACGCGGCGCGGGCTCGAGATCATCATCGACGCCGCCCCGATGCTGCTCGACTACAAGTCGATGCAGCGGCTGGCCGAGGGCGTGCTGACCCAGGTCTCCTCGCTCCTCAACGTCGCCTGCGAGGGCATCCTGGTCCTGCGCGAGCAATCCGGCCCGCAGGATGCGGTGAGCGTGCTCGCGGGCTCCGGCTGCTACCAGCACCTCGCCGGCGACGGGCAGCGCCCCCTCGACAACGACGTGCGCGAGATCGTCGCCCGCGCCTTCGCGGAGCGGCGCCACACCTTCGGCGACCGCTGGTCGACCCTCTACGTCCACACCGCCAGCGGCAGCGAGATCGTCGCCCTGCTGAAGGCCGACCGCTCGCTTTCGGAGACAGACCGGGCGCTCATCGGCCTGTTCACCTCGCGCCTGTCGGTCGCCTTCGACAACGTGATCCTCTACGAGCAATTGCAGCGGGCCAATATCGGCCTGGAACAGCGGGTGGTGGAGCGCACCGGCGAATTGATGCGGGCCAACCGGCGGCTCGCCATGCAGCGCTCGGACCTGCGCCGCGCCAATCAGCTCAAGACCGAGATCCTCGGCACCGTCGCCCACGACCTGAAGAACCCGCTCGCGGTGATCCTCGGCCGGACCGAGATGCTGGGCGACATGATCGAGGCGAGGCCGCCGCCCACGGAAGCGATGCACGCCCAGATCGGCCATATCCGCGAGACGGCGCGCCGCCTCACCGGCATGATCGAGACCCTGATCGCCGATGCGATGAACGACGCGCTCGACATCGTGGTCCGGCGCGAGCCGGTGGATTTCGCCGGCCTCGCCCGCGAGGTGTCGCAGGCCAACGCGCCTTTGGCCGAGACCAAGGGCCAGACCCTGCGCTCGGAGATCGCCGCCGGCCTCACGCTCCACGGCGACGCCGAGCGCCTGCGCGAGGCGATGGACAACCTGATCTCGAACGCCATCAAGTATTCGCCGGCCGGCGCCGAGATCGTCGTCACGGTGACGCGTGAAGCCGACGAGACCGTCTACGCGGTGCGCGACCACGGGCCAGGCCTGTCGCCGGAGGATATCGGCCGCCTGTTCGGCCGCTTCCAGCGCCTTTCGGCCAAGCCCACCGCCGGAGAAGGCTCGACGGGCCTGGGGCTCTCGATCGTCAAGCGCATCGCCGAGTTGCATGGCGGGCAGGCCACGGCGGAGACGCATGGGACCGAGCCGGGCTCGACCTTCGCGATCCGGCTGCCGCACGGAACCGGCGGGATCGAATGA
- a CDS encoding response regulator has translation MTSLAPHVVVVDDEPDARAMVGDYLRMHGFEVSLCDGGRALRRRLAEVAPDLIVLDLNMPEEDGLSIVRDLKGRSTIPIIMLTATASPIDRVVGLELGADDYLPKPCELRELVARIRSVLRRAAQAKSAPPEEGKQEKETRPDDRQENGVRFGRMIVDTETLRLRDEAGTEQILTRSEYGLLKAFLDNPKRVLTRERLLDLADARDPDAFDRAIDVRINRIRKKVEPDPANPRFIKTVRGMGYVFRPDGD, from the coding sequence ATGACGAGCCTCGCCCCGCACGTCGTCGTGGTCGACGACGAGCCCGATGCCCGCGCCATGGTGGGCGACTACCTGCGGATGCACGGTTTCGAGGTCAGCCTGTGCGACGGCGGCCGCGCGCTGCGGCGGCGCCTCGCCGAGGTCGCCCCGGACCTGATCGTCCTCGACCTCAACATGCCGGAGGAGGATGGGCTCTCGATCGTGCGCGATCTCAAGGGCCGCTCGACGATCCCCATCATCATGCTCACCGCCACTGCGAGCCCGATCGACCGGGTGGTCGGCCTCGAACTCGGGGCCGACGACTATCTGCCCAAGCCCTGCGAACTGCGCGAACTCGTCGCCCGCATCCGCTCGGTGCTGCGCCGGGCAGCGCAGGCGAAGAGCGCCCCGCCGGAGGAGGGCAAGCAGGAGAAGGAGACCAGGCCGGACGACCGACAGGAGAACGGCGTCCGTTTCGGCCGGATGATCGTCGATACCGAGACCCTGCGCCTGCGCGACGAAGCCGGCACCGAGCAGATCCTGACCCGGTCCGAATACGGCCTGCTGAAGGCCTTCTTGGACAACCCCAAGCGCGTGCTGACCCGCGAGCGCCTGCTCGATCTCGCCGATGCCCGCGACCCCGACGCCTTCGACCGGGCGATCGACGTCCGCATCAACCGCATCCGCAAGAAGGTCGAGCCCGACCCGGCCAATCCTCGTTTCATCAAGACCGTCAGGGGCATGGGCTACGTCTTCAGGCCCGACGGCGATTGA
- a CDS encoding DUF3126 family protein, producing the protein MTKVEGYLRRTFANHNIRLVARPKKTDSAEVYIGEEFLGVLSVDDEDGDRSFNFSMAILDTDLDE; encoded by the coding sequence ATGACGAAGGTGGAAGGCTATCTCCGCCGCACTTTCGCCAACCACAACATCCGGCTCGTCGCCCGTCCCAAGAAGACGGATTCGGCCGAGGTCTATATCGGTGAGGAATTTCTCGGCGTGCTGTCGGTCGACGACGAGGACGGCGACCGCTCGTTCAACTTCTCGATGGCGATCCTCGACACCGATCTGGACGAGTAG
- the cysE gene encoding serine O-acetyltransferase: MSSSPAPTLSGADPVAGIVDPVWRRLRQEAEAVMHDEPRLASFLFASVLNHATLESAVAHRVASRLGHPALTADLIAQAFGEAVADDPGIGQAFRADIGAVIDRDPAAGRAIEPVLYFKGFHAIQAHRLGHWLWTRGRRDLALYLQSRSSEVFQTDIHPAARIGRGIFLDHATGLVVGSTAVIEDEVSMLHDVTLGGTGKHGGDRHPKIRHGVMIGAGAKILGNIEVGACARVAAGSVVLQAVPPCTTVVGVPARVVGSAGCSDPARAMNQFINAMDGI, from the coding sequence TTGTCGTCCAGCCCCGCTCCCACCCTGTCCGGCGCCGATCCGGTCGCCGGCATCGTCGATCCGGTCTGGCGGCGGCTGCGCCAGGAGGCCGAGGCCGTCATGCACGACGAGCCGCGCCTGGCCTCGTTCCTGTTCGCCAGCGTGCTCAACCACGCCACCCTCGAATCGGCGGTGGCTCACCGCGTCGCCTCGCGGCTCGGCCACCCGGCGCTGACCGCTGACCTGATCGCCCAGGCCTTCGGCGAGGCGGTGGCGGACGATCCCGGCATCGGCCAGGCCTTCCGGGCCGATATCGGCGCGGTGATCGACCGCGATCCGGCCGCCGGCCGGGCGATCGAGCCGGTCCTTTACTTCAAGGGCTTCCACGCCATCCAGGCCCACCGCCTGGGCCACTGGCTCTGGACCCGCGGCCGGCGCGACCTGGCGCTCTACCTCCAGAGCCGCTCCTCCGAGGTGTTCCAGACCGACATCCACCCGGCGGCGCGGATCGGCCGCGGCATCTTCCTCGACCACGCCACCGGCCTCGTCGTCGGTTCGACGGCGGTGATCGAGGACGAGGTCTCGATGCTGCACGACGTCACCCTCGGCGGCACCGGCAAGCACGGCGGCGACCGCCACCCCAAGATCCGCCACGGCGTGATGATCGGCGCCGGGGCCAAGATCCTCGGCAACATCGAGGTCGGGGCCTGCGCCCGGGTCGCCGCCGGCTCGGTGGTGCTTCAGGCGGTGCCGCCCTGCACCACGGTGGTGGGCGTGCCGGCGCGGGTGGTCGGCTCGGCCGGCTGCTCGGACCCGGCCCGCGCGATGAACCAGTTCATCAACGCGATGGACGGGATCTGA